Below is a genomic region from Marinifilum sp. JC120.
TTGGTCATAATACCGTGGCTGATGCGATGATACAGCTCGGCCTGAATGTACACCGGGTAACGCATGAACAGATCAACATTCTGTCCGACCGTGCCCTTAAGCGAATTTTCAAGGGGGATGATGCCTAAGTCGGCTTCGCCCTTGGATACGGCCACAAAAATATCTTCAAAATTGTTTTTAGGGAGCAGGTCAGCCTGACGTCCCATGTGCTGTAATCCGGCAAAATATGAAAATGTCCCTTCGGGGCCTAGATAGACCACACGCTCAGGCCTTTGCAGCCTGCGGGAAGAAGAAATAATTTCGCGATAAATTGCTTCAAGGTGCTCAGGGGGGAGAGTTCCGGGATTGCGCTTGATTAGACCATGCAGCACTTCCTGTTCACGAAAGGGCTTGAAAATCTGATCAGAAGATCCGGCTTTGATGGCTCCAACTGCGAGAGACGCAGCGGCACGCTTGTTGAGAAGCTCAAGAATTTCACTGTCGAGGGAATCAATTTCCACCCGCAGGTCGCCAAGATTTGTTTTGCTGGACTGTGACATTTTACTATTAATCCTCTGAGATTTCTTCTTTGATGCGCATGCCGAAGTGGCGTCCGGCATCGTCAATGCGGCAAAGAACTTCGTCGCCTTCTTTCAGTGTTACCACACTTACAGGCTCACCGTCACCGTTTACAACTCTGATGGTCTCGGCATTCTGGAGGAAAACCTTGCCGGAAACCGGACCTTCAGGGGTTTCAACCTCGGCAGTGATGAGCAGCATGGGCCGGACTTCAAGCTTACTGCGTCCGACAACTGCAACGGAAGTTTCACCACTTTTATCCACAACCAAAACCTCGGAACCGGAACGAAGCTCTTCGAGATAAGTAGTCTTGTCACCGGGCATGAGCGCGTAGGCATGAACAGCTCCCGCATTCACCCTGAAAGGACGCGCGGCAACGTAGGGGTTGGATTCGGTTTCAGCATGCACGAGAAAAGTGAAGGCGGAAGAATTTCCGGTCAGAATGCCCTGTCCTTTCTTGAGCTTGGAGGTGGTATCCACGCAGACCCTGTGAGCCAGTCCGGCAGATTCGATTTTGGTAACGGTTGCTTTCTGGAGTTCCATCTTGCCCTGCGAAAGTTTCAGTTCAGCGACAATCTGCTTAAGATCAGCAGCACCTTCAGGAGTAACCACGATAGCGTCTGCGCCGCGCTCCATAACGCTGGCAGCGAGCCTTGCGCGATCAAGTGATTCAGCTTCGAGAGCCAGTGAATCAATCTGGGCCAGCAAATTTTCAACCGGGATAATTTCCCAACCTGCGGAAAGGCAGACATCTTTGCCTTTTTTGTCAAGATCAACCGCAACAGCTTCGTCAGCCTTTTCGTTGATGGCAACCTCGGGCATATCTTCCGGGGTGATAACGGTAACGCGGCCCAATCCCTCGATGGTTTCCTTGTGCTCCGGGCTGGTCAGGATAGCGTCCACACCCGATTCAAGAGCAAGACTCACAAGATTCTTTTCGAACGGGATCGCTTTGAATATAATTTTTTTCATTTTTCCTTTTCCTAAATTTAAACCAGATACTGGCAACTATTCACCGATGTGGGCGAGAGCGTTATCAACAGTTTCGTCTTCGTGAACAACCATGTGCAAGGCTTCCATCAGTTTCACGCGGTTTTCATGCTGAAAAACATTGCGACCAACGGAAAGTCCGGCTCCGCCAGCTTCGATGGAATCGGAAACCATCTGTAAGAAGTCGCGAGTGGAATCAAGCTTGGGTCCTCCGGCAATAACAACCGGAATGCAGCAGCCTTCGACCACGGTTTTGAAAGATTCAATATCCCCGGTGTAGGGAACTTTTACGATGTCGGCACCCAGTTCTTCACCTGCACGGGCGCAGTGGGCCACAACTTCAGGATCGAATTCATCTTTGATCTGGGGGCCGCGTGCGTAAACCATGGCCAGTACCGGAACACCCCAGCTGGTAGCTGCGGAAGCAACTTCACCGAGATCGGAAAGCATCTGGGCTTCGGATTCATCACCGAGATTTACATGGACGGATACGGCATCCGCACCAAGACGAAGTGCGTCTTCGACAGTACCGACCAGAGTTTTTTTATTGGGAAGAGGGGAAAGACAGGTGGATGCGGAAAGATGAACAATAAGGCCGACGTCGCCACCTTCTTCTCGGTGAGAGCAGCGGACAAGACCTTTGTGCATAAGCACGGCATTGGCTCCGCCCTTGACCATATCGTTAACCGCCCGGCGCATATTGCGCAGTCCCTTGAGCGGGCCGACACTGATACCGTGGTCCATGGGAACAACTATGGACCGACCTGTATTGCGGTTAATGATCCGTTCCATTCTTACACTTTTACCAATCTGCATTTTAATTTCTCCTGAAGTTTGCCTCTAAGTTCTCCAAGATCCGCTTCCCTTTATGGCGACCCGAATAAAAAAAAAGGGCCGCCGGCGATAACTCGCCTGCGGCCCTTTTGTAGAGGTCGTTTGCTTTATTTCGTTTCTACTTTTCCAACGAGCAAACCTCCACCAGACCACAAGCGTGGGTGCACCAAAAATAAAAAAAGTAGAAAAAATATGAGAGGCCGGTGCCTAGGGTGTTAAAAGTCTGCATGGCTGTAACCTAACCGGGTCCTGAAAAAATTGTCAACAACTTTCTTTATTTTATTACCATCATTAATATAATAGACGACGTTTGTAATTTACTCTCGCCATTTAGACCATCACCAAAGACAGATTTAACCTTTTTGTAATTTACGCCCCAGCTACATACGACAAAAAAGTGCAAAAATACATTTTTGTAATCATCTTTCTTGGGTTGACCCAAAACTTTACTAATCATTTCAGACACTTAAAGTTTTGGCACAGTCCCTGCTTTAAAAAATCCATCCTTGAAGCAAACTACATCCCTAAGGAGGACTGTATGACTACTAACTGTTCACTGGTTGGCCGCAAAATTCCGGCCCTCGCAACTCTCATGCTCTTGGCGGCACCTTCCGCAGCTTTCGCTGCTGAAGAAGCCATGTCTCAGGTACACGGTAACATTCTCTGGACACTTCTCGCTGCTATCCTCGTATTCTTTATGCAGGCAGGATTTGCATGTGTTGAAGCAGGATTCACCCGCGCCAAAAGTGCAGGCAACATCCTGATGAAAAACTTTCTCGATTTTTCTGCCGGGTCGATCATCTTTTTCCTGTTCGGATTCGGCCTTATGTTTGGCCTTGATGCAGGCGGATTTGTCGGAACCTCCGCTTTCGGTCTGTCCGGGACCGGATTAACCGACGCCAGCTCCCAGTGGACCCTAACCTTCTGGTTCTTCCAGTCTGTTTTTGCAGCCACCGCAGCAACCATCGTCTCTGGAGGTATTGCCGAACGTACTAAATTCAGCAGTTACATCCTCGTAACCGCCATAGTGACCGGGCTGATCTATCCCATCTCCGGTCACTGGGCATGGGGCTCTCTCTGGCTCGGCGATTCCGGTGCTGGCTGGCTTGAAGGTCTGGGATTCATGGACTTCGCAGGCTCAACCGTAGTTCACTCCGTAGGCGGATGGATCGCACTGGCTGGTGCCATTGTTCTAGGCCCCCGTATCGGAAAATACACTGCGGACGGCAAAGCAAAGGCTATCCCCGGCCACAACATTCCACTGGCATCCCTTGGTGTATTCATCCTCTGGTTCGGCTGGTTCGGCTTTAACCCCGGCTCCACCACCACTGCGGACGGCTCCATCGGCCTCATCGCTGTAACCACCAGTCTCTCCGCCTGTGCGGGTACCCTCGGCGCAATGTTCACCTCATGGTTCAGATTCGGCAAGCCTGATATCTCCATGACCTGTAACGGCGCGCTGGCAGGACTGGTCGGCATCACCGCCGCCTGTGCAACTGTAACTCCCGCTGCTTCCATCATCATCGGAATCATCGCCGGTATGCTGGTAGTACTCTCCATTGAGTTCATTGATAAAGTTCTCAGGATCGACGACCCGGTAGGTGCGGTTTCCGTACACGGCGTCTGCGGTGCATGGGGAACACTGGCTTGCGGCCTGTTCACCTCTCCTGCCCTTAACGACGGTGCAGGCGGCCTCTTCTATGGCGGTGGATTTGCACTGGTCACCCCCCAGCTCATCGGTATTGCAGCCTGCTTTGTCTGGGCATTCGGCGCAGGGTTCCTCGCCTTCACCATTGCCAAGGTAACCATGGGCATCAGAGTTTCCGCAGAAGAAGAAATGAAGGGCCTCGACATCAGCGAACACGGCATGGAATCCTACAACGGTTTCCAGATCTTCTCCAATGAATAATCGAACCATCACAAAGAGAGGAAGAATATAATGAAACTCATCATCACATATATCAGGCCCGAATGCCTTACCCCGGTAAAGCAGGCCCTCTACGCCAAAGGCATCTACACCATGTCGGTAACCAACATCCTCGGCTCCGGTAGAGGGGCGGGATTCACAGAAACCTACCGCGGCGTAGTAATGGAAGTTAATCTGCTCAAAAAAGTACGCATTGAAATCGGACTGAACGAAGACAAAGTCGAAGGAGCACTGGAAGCCATCAAGGCCGGCGCCCAGACCGGAAAAGAAGGTGACGGTGTTATCTTTGTACAGGATCTAAACCGGACAATCAGAATCAGAACAGGCGAAGAATCACTTTAAAATATCACTCTAACCCCAATTAGTGTACAGCAGACCGGGTTCATCATCGGCAGACAAACCCGGTCACCCGGTCCGATGCCCACCTCCATCGGACCCATCGGCCGAAAGGGACTTCCCACCCTTTCGGCCGTTTTTTGAAAAATTTTGAAAAAAGATTTATAAATTCCAAAACCTCTTAGTAACTCTTTGCATCCGTGATAATCGGGTAGGGGATTCTGTAAACAATAAAAAAGCGACTGCATGTATGAATACCACTTCAAAATTATCTATTTCCGAACTGATTGAAAACGATTGTCTAACCACCGTATTGCAGCCGCTGATCTCCATGAACCGCAAGGGATTGCTGGGATTCGAGGCCCTGACCCGTGCAATAAATCCACACACAGGTGAGAACATCCCCCCGGTGAAACTTTTCCGCATGTGCGATGAGATCGAAACACTGACCGAACTAGACCGGGCCTGCCGCAAGAAAGCCTTTGAAACATTTGCACCCATTTCAAAAACTAATCGGTCATTACTCCTGTCCGTAAACATTGACGCGGCCATCATCAATGAGAAAACCTTCGGTTACGGATTAACCGGAAAAATGGCTGCTGAATGCGGCATCCCCGCCAACAACATCATCCTTGAAATCATTGAATCAAAAGCCGGAAGCGACGCAGCCCTCACATCTTTTGTAAGCAAATCCCGCGAACACGGATTTCTCATTGCCCTTGATGACGTAGGAACAGGCCACTCCAACCTTGACCGCATCCCGTCCCTGAAGCCGGACATCATCAAAATAGACCGATCCCTCATCACAGACATCAATACCAAATTTCATAATCTGGAAGTAACCCGTTCCCTGATCAGCCT
It encodes:
- a CDS encoding 3-dehydroquinate synthase II family protein, whose product is MKKIIFKAIPFEKNLVSLALESGVDAILTSPEHKETIEGLGRVTVITPEDMPEVAINEKADEAVAVDLDKKGKDVCLSAGWEIIPVENLLAQIDSLALEAESLDRARLAASVMERGADAIVVTPEGAADLKQIVAELKLSQGKMELQKATVTKIESAGLAHRVCVDTTSKLKKGQGILTGNSSAFTFLVHAETESNPYVAARPFRVNAGAVHAYALMPGDKTTYLEELRSGSEVLVVDKSGETSVAVVGRSKLEVRPMLLITAEVETPEGPVSGKVFLQNAETIRVVNGDGEPVSVVTLKEGDEVLCRIDDAGRHFGMRIKEEISED
- a CDS encoding EAL domain-containing protein; translation: MNTTSKLSISELIENDCLTTVLQPLISMNRKGLLGFEALTRAINPHTGENIPPVKLFRMCDEIETLTELDRACRKKAFETFAPISKTNRSLLLSVNIDAAIINEKTFGYGLTGKMAAECGIPANNIILEIIESKAGSDAALTSFVSKSREHGFLIALDDVGTGHSNLDRIPSLKPDIIKIDRSLITDINTKFHNLEVTRSLISLAERTGSLPLAEGIETAEEALTLMSLGIDVFQGFFFSKPAPAAIAINTDMNPVKFLASRFKTHVLEKFNSQKRMENSYKRMAEKLREALISKTSATANSTLSAFITENMNIECAYILDTNGVQISETICNPCKLKENRRLIYQPAPAGADHSLKEYYLTIRSGTQWHTTAPYISLASGNNCVTVSTKMDDTPKSPILCIDIST
- a CDS encoding fructose-bisphosphate aldolase (catalyzes the reversible formation of fructose 1,6-bisphosphate from glycerone phosphate and D-glyceraldehyde 3-phosphate), which produces MQIGKSVRMERIINRNTGRSIVVPMDHGISVGPLKGLRNMRRAVNDMVKGGANAVLMHKGLVRCSHREEGGDVGLIVHLSASTCLSPLPNKKTLVGTVEDALRLGADAVSVHVNLGDESEAQMLSDLGEVASAATSWGVPVLAMVYARGPQIKDEFDPEVVAHCARAGEELGADIVKVPYTGDIESFKTVVEGCCIPVVIAGGPKLDSTRDFLQMVSDSIEAGGAGLSVGRNVFQHENRVKLMEALHMVVHEDETVDNALAHIGE
- a CDS encoding ammonium transporter — translated: MTTNCSLVGRKIPALATLMLLAAPSAAFAAEEAMSQVHGNILWTLLAAILVFFMQAGFACVEAGFTRAKSAGNILMKNFLDFSAGSIIFFLFGFGLMFGLDAGGFVGTSAFGLSGTGLTDASSQWTLTFWFFQSVFAATAATIVSGGIAERTKFSSYILVTAIVTGLIYPISGHWAWGSLWLGDSGAGWLEGLGFMDFAGSTVVHSVGGWIALAGAIVLGPRIGKYTADGKAKAIPGHNIPLASLGVFILWFGWFGFNPGSTTTADGSIGLIAVTTSLSACAGTLGAMFTSWFRFGKPDISMTCNGALAGLVGITAACATVTPAASIIIGIIAGMLVVLSIEFIDKVLRIDDPVGAVSVHGVCGAWGTLACGLFTSPALNDGAGGLFYGGGFALVTPQLIGIAACFVWAFGAGFLAFTIAKVTMGIRVSAEEEMKGLDISEHGMESYNGFQIFSNE
- a CDS encoding P-II family nitrogen regulator, coding for MKLIITYIRPECLTPVKQALYAKGIYTMSVTNILGSGRGAGFTETYRGVVMEVNLLKKVRIEIGLNEDKVEGALEAIKAGAQTGKEGDGVIFVQDLNRTIRIRTGEESL